From one Silene latifolia isolate original U9 population unplaced genomic scaffold, ASM4854445v1 scaffold_70, whole genome shotgun sequence genomic stretch:
- the LOC141640050 gene encoding uncharacterized protein LOC141640050: MDESGRRVGSINRRGNNPRSPVLLSDYIVPAVQSSARKSVVVVPIASASCNSVDTAIVVENSSINPGTFVPTVTATVIPETSSIIASEPSVTEPSPIVESVTSGNSENSDAIPDNPGVKSAVTKGITGTDKRQWNDVVKGGNQLGKSLFFYEHIKLSTEIDVELDDFKSELEFWQFTLMSNFLGSKPTFKQVQEFAQKCWHHIASPVVQYYKKGWFSFRFTSLEDMNNVLKEGPWKLGNSSLILKQWYPNFSMEMDRVSTVPIWVLFPNLEPFLWSENILSKMASKIGKPLFADLNTTCKAKLSFARIMVKADLSTTLPDHIVLNTPYHGQSSQSWVISLVVANGTSLRPPAVPKKVYKPISKHVPTSAPSVSHQEEGNGSEYLELGGTSACLDEPTASCSAEELEASVTIQLVVASPLAPEIHSECLELGHSPPPSDDATVISSESQIAKKGDYSEAPASPTSDTQTWVTPNKFDLLQSSDLIAPAPANKLDILGVLETRIKDNKANKFIKNRFSNYHVVCNYSSHYNDRIWLIWNPVTIAVTTLIVHDQFIHCSIVHHATSHKFHLTLVYGNNDPQIRLDLWSALSSIKNTVTDWLVLADLNVVRDVSERVSLSPPDLADILDFNECILKFQLDDINGSGCDFTWTNKQDDSTRVWSKLDRVVANSSWLSNFPTTHVTFLPAGVSDHSPIMAWQTYVKGSAMFRVFSKFKNVNTSVPSQIESLLQDLLSWIVSRSSKLLLYLRF; this comes from the exons GGTAACAATCCTCGTTCCCCTGTTCTCCTTAGTGATTACATAGTTCCTGCTGTTCAATCTTCTGCTCGTAAATCTGTTGTTGTGGTTCCAATTGCTTCTGCTAGTTGTAATTCTGTTGATACCGCCATTGTTGTTGAGAATTCTTCCATTAATCCTGGGACTTTTGTGCCTACTGTTACTGCTACTGTGATCCCTGAGACTAGTAGCATTATTGCGTCTGAACCTTCGGTTACTGAGCCTAGTCCCATAGTTGAATCTGTGACTTCTGGTAATTCTGAGAACTCTGATGCTATCCCTGACAATCCTGGTGTTAAATCTGCTGTAACTAAGGGTATTACTGGGACTGATAAGCGTCAATGGAATGATGTTGTAAAAGGAGGGAATCAACTGGGTAAGTCATTATTTTTTTATGAACATATTAAGCTTTCCACGGAAATTGATGTTGAGCTTGATGATTTTAAGAGTGAACTTGAGTTCTGGCAGTTTACCTTGATGAGTAACTTCTTAGGTTCCAAGCCTACATTCAAACAAGTTCAGGAGTTTGCTCAAAAATGTTGGCATCATATAGCTTCTCCTGTTGTCCAATACTATAAGAAAGGGTGGTTTAGCTTCAGATTCACTAGTTTGGAGGACATGAATAACGTATTAAAGGAAGGTCCTTGGAAATTAGGTAATAGTTCCCTCATCCTGAAGCAATGGTACCCTAATTTTTCCATGGAAATGGATAGAGTATCCACTGTTCCTATTTGGGTTCTATTCCCTAACTTGGAACCTTTTCTATGGTCTGAAAATATTCTTAGTAAGATGGCTAGTAAGATTGGGAAGCCTTTGTTTGCTGATCTCAATACCACCTGTAAGGCTAAACTTTCCTTTGCTAGGATTATGGTTAAAGCTGATCTTTCAACCACTCTGCCTGACCATATTGTTCTGAATACTCCTTATCATGGGCAATCTTCTCAGAG TTGGGTCATCAGCTTGGTAGTTGCAAATGGCACCAGCCTAAGGCCCCCAGCTGTCCCCAAGAAAGTCTACAAGCCTATTTCTAAGCATGTGCCTACTTCTGCACCTAGTGTATCTCACCAAGAGGAGGGAAATGGCTCAGAATACCTTgagctaggtggtacctcagcTTGCCTTGATGAACCTACTGCCTCTTGTAGTGCTGAGGAGTTGGAGGCTTCTGTCACTATTCAGTTGGTGGTAGCTTCTCCCTTGGCTCCTGAAATACACTCAGAATGCCTTGAGTTAGGCCACAGTCCCCCTCCTTCTGATGATGCTACAGTGATTAGCAGTGAGTCTCAAATTGCCAAGAAGGGAGACTATTCAGAGGCTCCTGCATCCCCTACTTCTGATACTCAGACCTGGGTTACTCCTAATAAGTTTGACCTTCTTCAATCTAGTGATCTTATTGCTCCTGCACCA GCtaataaacttgatattcttggGGTTCTTGAGACTagaataaaagataataaagCTAACAAATTTATCAAGAATAGGTTCAGTAACTACCATGTAGTTTGTAACTACTCTAGTCACTATAATGATAGGATTTGGCTTATTTGGAATCCTGTCACTATTGCTGTTACTACCTTGATTGTCCATGATCAATTCATTCATTGTAGTATAGTTCACCATGCCACCTCTCACAAATTCCATTTGACTCTAGTCTATGGGAATAATGATCCTCAAATCAGACTGGATCTTTGGTCTGCTCTTTCTTCTATAAAAAACACTGTTACTGACTGGCTAGTTCTGGCTGATTTAAATGTGGTAAGGGATGTGTCTGAAAGGGTTAGCTTATCTCCCCCTGATTTAGCTGATATCTTGGACTTCAATGAATGCATCCTGAAATTCCAGCTGGATGATATTAATGGTTCAGGTTGTGACTTTACCTGGACTAACAAGCAGGATGATAGTACTAGGGTTTGGTCCAAGTTAGATAGGGTCGTTGCTAATTCTTCCTGGCTCTCTAATTTTCCTACCACTCATGTTACCTTTCTTCCTGCTGGTGTCTCAGACCACTCTCCTATTATG GCCTGGCAGACTTATGTAAAAGGTTCTGCAATGTTTAGAGTATTTAGCAAGTTCAAGAATGTTAATACTTCAGTTCCCTCCCAGATAGAGTCTCTCTTGCAAGATCTTCTCTCATGGATTGTCAGCAGGAGCTCCAAGCTTCTCCTTTATCTCAGATTCTGA
- the LOC141640051 gene encoding uncharacterized protein LOC141640051: protein MKISSWNIRGGNDPLKQQEVLDFIRNTQVDIIGILETRIKEKAAKTLIKQHYRNYNVVCNYAAHYNGRIWLIWRPTHVTVIILKIHSQFIHCEATHHATGHVFHLNMVYASNKARTCDDLWVNLQQISTQVQHWLILGDFNVVGMLVKGTGCEMTWTNKQDISSIVWSKLDRALANSSWLNTFPGTCASFLPASISDHSPVLVTVFEDKHVGSRFSFLNSWVEHPDYHNLVSKAWQEPVAGSTMFKLFKKLKNVKGKLKKLHKENFTHMAQQIKDIKEALHHCQEQIQANLPNSELYDQERTLLATYTSLKQLESSIIKQKAKIDHISYSDSSSKYFARIQDRKHQQIIGRIFDKDGNERIGVDNVAAGFIDYYKHLLGSPQST from the exons ATGAAGATCTCTTCTTGGAACATTAGAGGGGGAAATGATCCCCTCAAACAACAAGAAGTGTTGGATTTTATTAGAAATACTCAAGTTGATATTATTGGAATTCTGGAAACTAGAATTAAAGAAAAAGCTGCAAAAACTCTTATCAAGCAACATTATAGGAATTATAATGTGGTGTGCAACTATGCTGCTCACTACAATGGTCGAATTTGGCTCATTTGGAGGCCAACACATGTAACTGTCATTATCCTCAAGATTCATTCCCAATTCATTCATTGTGAGGCTACTCATCATGCCACTGGGCATGTCTTTCATCTGAATATGGTTTATGCTAGCAACAAGGCTAGGACTTGTGATGATCTCTGGGTTAATCTCCAGCAGATAAGTACTCAAGTGCAGCATTGGCTTATATTGGGTGATTTTAATGTGGTAGGGATGTTAGTTAAAGG CACTGGGTGTGAGATGACCTGGACAAATAAGCAGGATATCTCTTCCATTGTCTGGTCTAAGCTTGATAGGGCTCTTGCAAACTCCTCTTGGTTGAACACTTTCCCTGGTACCTGTGCATCTTTTCTGCCTGCAAGTATATCTGATCACTCTCCTGTGTTGGTCACTGTGTTTGAAGATAAACATGTTGGGTCCAGATTTAGCTTTCTCAATAGTTGGGTGGAACATCCTGATTATCATAATTTGGTCTCCAAGGCTTGGCAAGAGCCTGTTGCAGGCTCCACTATGTTTAAGCTTTTTAAAAAGCTTAAAAATGTTAAGGGAAAACTTAAAAAGCTACATAAAGAGAACTTCACTCATATGGCTCAGCAAATTAAGGACATCAAGGAGGCTCTTCATCACTGTCAAGAGCAAATACAAGCTAATCTTCCAAATTCTGAACTTTATGATCAGGAAAGGACTCTTCTTGCTACTTATACTAGTCTTAAGCAACTTGAAAGCTCCATCATCAAGCAAAAAGCTAAGATTGATCACATATCCTATAGTGACTCCTCTTCCAAGTACTTTGCTCGTATTCAGGATAGGAAACATCAGCAAATTATTGGGAGAATTTTTGACAAAGATGGTAATGAGCGAATTGGGGTGGACAATGTAGCTGCTGGTTTCATTGACTACTATAAGCACCTACTTGGCTCCCCTCAGTCCACCTAA